Proteins from one Anastrepha obliqua isolate idAnaObli1 chromosome 2, idAnaObli1_1.0, whole genome shotgun sequence genomic window:
- the LOC129239582 gene encoding uncharacterized protein LOC129239582, protein MSNGVIILLLLGTTTVLWQQAEAKPFLLLAPNFFVLTTRAPSTGSISSSTSYSSSFSSPASNGLLQLPTGIISRKLNLVTSLLSGFGGNAGRSGGIGGGFGLGFKFKSGITTRRPVTTTQSTTEPNTVFTPEVTTNTPTTTSPYTITERATTTTEAIGSTTTGIVVTIKPTVVPQRPAVITTTERASGYGYEIPRRDSENEISRGNVNNMYLPPL, encoded by the exons ATGTCAAACGGTGTAATTATACTGCTCTTACTCGGCACAACAACGGTGTTGTGGCAACAGGCTGAGGCGAAACCATTTCTATTATTGGCGCCAAATTTCTTTGTCCTGACAACtagag CGCCCTCTACAGGCAGTATATCATCTTCCACTTCCTACTCCTCTTCCTTCTCCTCGCCAGCATCCAATGGTCTTCTTCAACTGCCCACTGGAATTATAAGTCGGAAACTAAATCTTGTAACTAGTCTACTCTCCGGTTTTGGCGGCAATGCTGGTCGAAGTGGCGGCATTGGTGGCGGTTTTGGACTTGGTTTCAAATTCAAATCGGGAATTACTACGCGTAGACCAGTAACAACAACTCAAAGTACCACAGAGCCAAATACCGTTTTTACACCGGAAGTAACTACAAATACACCAACAACTACTAGTCCCTACACTATAACTGAGAGagcgacaacaacaactgaGGCGATTGGAAGCACTACAACGGGCATTGTTGTTACTATTAAACCAACAGTGGTTCCTCAACGACCAGCAGTTATTACAACAACCGAGAGAGCGAGTGGTTATGGTTATGAAATTCCACGTCGGGATAGTGAAAATGAGATTTCTCGTGGTAATgtaaataatatgtatttacCCCCTCTATAA